A section of the Halocalculus aciditolerans genome encodes:
- a CDS encoding YkgJ family cysteine cluster protein: protein MESLETELERARGLDVDDLADAIESIGFECTRCGACCTAEADDPHTATVFPDEIRTLEAETDSEWNDVARPMPYGLDADGTGETFEWALQTDACGDCVFYEEHDGRGACGVHADRPLICETYPFSVALAGTSQPMGDAVDEAGVVRAHECEGLGRDISREDAEELAAALKERAVTELEEAIGVRDAYAPVDVAPGETVVHDSEGAKRADGTRIE, encoded by the coding sequence ATGGAGAGCCTCGAAACCGAGCTCGAACGCGCCCGCGGACTGGACGTCGACGACCTCGCGGACGCCATCGAGTCCATCGGATTCGAGTGCACGCGCTGCGGCGCGTGCTGTACCGCCGAGGCCGACGACCCCCACACCGCCACCGTCTTCCCGGACGAAATCCGCACCCTCGAAGCCGAGACGGACAGTGAGTGGAACGACGTCGCGCGCCCGATGCCCTACGGCCTCGACGCCGACGGGACCGGCGAGACGTTCGAGTGGGCGCTCCAGACCGACGCGTGCGGCGACTGCGTCTTCTACGAAGAACACGACGGCCGGGGAGCCTGCGGCGTCCACGCGGACCGCCCGCTCATCTGCGAGACCTACCCGTTCAGCGTCGCGCTCGCCGGCACCAGCCAGCCGATGGGCGACGCCGTCGACGAAGCCGGCGTCGTCCGCGCGCACGAGTGCGAGGGCCTCGGTCGCGACATCAGCCGGGAGGACGCCGAAGAGCTGGCCGCCGCGCTCAAAGAACGCGCCGTCACGGAACTCGAAGAAGCCATCGGCGTCCGCGACGCCTACGCCCCCGTCGACGTCGCCCCCGGCGAAACCGTCGTCCACGACTCCGAAGGCGCGAAACGCGCCGACGGCACCCGAATCGAGTAG
- a CDS encoding TRAM domain-containing protein, giving the protein MEISDKLLCLFNAEVAVSDDEYVVEIPRREIDSGAIEPGETYRVALIARDEDDADTETTTSTAASTGPSTADQPQPPVEENEIRYVEIEDIGKQGDGIARVERGYVIIVPDAEIGERVKIEITEVKSNFAVGEIIDDEEPQ; this is encoded by the coding sequence TTGGAAATCTCTGATAAGCTCCTCTGTCTGTTCAACGCGGAAGTCGCGGTCTCCGACGACGAGTACGTCGTCGAAATCCCCCGACGCGAGATCGACTCCGGCGCAATCGAACCCGGTGAGACCTACCGCGTCGCACTCATCGCCCGCGACGAGGACGACGCCGACACCGAAACGACAACGTCGACGGCCGCCTCCACCGGCCCGTCGACGGCCGACCAACCACAACCGCCCGTCGAGGAGAACGAAATCCGCTACGTCGAAATCGAAGACATCGGCAAACAGGGCGACGGCATCGCCCGCGTCGAACGCGGCTACGTCATCATCGTCCCCGACGCCGAAATCGGCGAACGCGTGAAGATCGAAATCACCGAAGTCAAATCCAACTTCGCCGTCGGCGAAATCATCGACGACGAGGAGCCACAGTAA